Part of the Passer domesticus isolate bPasDom1 chromosome 30, bPasDom1.hap1, whole genome shotgun sequence genome, ATGATTTGGGAAAACTCACATGATCCAAGAAATGTACAAAGAATTACACTTAATTAAGAAATAAGGCAAAGCTTACATCACTGGTTTCAAGCACTGCCTAAATAAAACATCTCCTTGGGGAAGAATATTTCAAACAGAAAGATCAGAACTGTTTTGGTCAAAGAGCTGTTATATTTTGACCTTAGCCCGTGAATTAAAGAAGGGAGAGGGAGAATTACCATTTCCATCATTACCATACTGTAAACTTTACTTGATTTATTCCTATAGTGGACATGCTAGCTGGGTTATAAGTAAATGTTTGAATTGTAGGAATAATTAGTATTGTGGTTCACACAATTTATGCCCTTGTAGCAAGAAGTGTTAAAGTAAGAATTTTGTTTTGTGGATGGGAATTATTAGTGCCTGTTGAATGAAAAGTACCTGAGGAAGGGTAGGAAACCACAGTTAAGGAGTGGCAAAATGATTTGCCTGGAAATTAGCTAAAAGAAAGTGACAAAGAAATAGAGGGCAAGATCAAATTGGCCTCTGTATTTCGCCACCAAGAAGATCAAATACACCTGCTGTGGATTGCAACTCCACAGGCATGGGAGGTGGGAGTATAAGCCATACTGGACCTCTGTTATTCCTCTTTCTGTCACTCATTtgttgtcttttcccttttgaGATACCAGCAAGAACATGTCACAAATGCTACAGAAAGCATCACAGGGAATTAAACCAAAGTTCCTCTTTTATTACATACTTTTATGTCAACAGTCACTGTTATAACCCATCCAAATTAAGAACCTATaggcaaaacaaaagaaattgtatcacaagaaacttaggaaaaagtGGTAATTGACAGGGAATTGAATGtccaaaaggagagagatggatttgttttacatttaatCTTAAAGAAACAGTTCAGGATTCggtaaaaaacaaacaaaaaaacaaacaaaaaaaccccaaaaaacaaacaaaaaaaaccccaacaccccaaacaaacaaaagaaaatcccacCAACCGAAAACGACTAGTAAACAAAAGAGTAAAACTAGCACAGCAATCTAACTCTGTATTGAACCCAAATTATATATTGAGTCATATTACAAGGCTCCAAGCAGTTATAGAAATGATAACAAATAAAGCTGCTCAGGCATTAGAATTACTATCACgtcagcaaagccaaacaaaaacctGTAGTGTATCAGAAAAGATTGGCTTTGGACTATTTATTGGTTAAAGAAGGGAGCGTTTGTGGAAAGTTTAATATATCagattgttgaaaatagatgaCCACAGGGAAGTCATtctagaaaaagcaaaagatatcagaaaaaaaaataccccaggTACCAGTGCAAAATTAGAAAGCAATGTGAAAACCTAGCTGGTGGGTAATGTATTGGAGATAGGATGATAgaagaaattaagatttttccttttatgtgtTACAACTGTTTTGATATTTCTTCCTTGTGTAATCCCCTGTTTTATTTTGACAGCATAGTCCATAAGATGCAAGTAGATACAAAATATTGCTCAAGCCAAATGATTTACAACGAATAAGAAGGGTGATTGTGAAAAATGTGTggtttatgatttttttttgcaaatattaaaattaatattatatgtattatgttggaaagttatgctgtattaattttcttaagcaGTGTGTTAAGTTATAAGTTTTAAgttataatattaaaatagaaactatgctgtgtaagatacttttttaaAGAGAGTAACGAGGTACTCACActgagatagcagccacaggacacctaaatctttcagagaaaaagaatttattgctcaCTTATCAGAAGAAACAAACTTTTTCCTGCCTCGCTCAGCCCTGAAGACACCGtcaggattaagaggaagaagttgacactgaccagacagaatcctttgtttgaatgggAGTtctgcatcatgtatgagatgtatgaatatgcaacaggctgttgtttttaagggttaatcctctgttaacatgtgtcctttttcaggcttattttgcccagaaagaggtacCTGGACTGTccataactctttgtttttattgtctcatattgtcatAAGCCTAATTGTCCAAATTGTTATTACTctaattttattactatttttataaccattttattactattaaagttttaaaattttaaaaacaagtgattggcatttttcacacttatctcaacccatgaacTCTTTGTTATACTTTCTCTCTCCTGTCCAGCTGCTAACAGGAGTGAGATGCAGCTTTGGTGGGTGCCTGGCTTCCAGCCAGTGTCAACACACTacagacaaaaccaaaaatctcttGGGCAATTTCTGCCTTGTGATCTAAAGACCCCACCCCTCACACAACACCCTCATCCAACAGAAATGTCAGCGACTGAGTCTCTCGCTCTCCATGGCTTCAGTGCTTTGGTACCAAGTGGTTGCCACAGGGTCACCATCACCCCACTGAGCtgggttttggtgggttttggtggGGTCTGCAGTCCCTGTCGTAATGTGGTTGGTGCAGTTCACACGCCACAATCTCTGGGCTGGCAACTCTgggtatttattttaaagtcaCATTTAAGCTGCAGCTTTGTCTATTCTATTATTCATGTTCAGATTGCCAGGATTCACTGTGATCCACCTGTGACATATATACCAGGGCCATAAAACTCTGAAAATCTTCACTACTCAGCCCAACAATTCCAGCCCATCTTGTCTTCTTTTAAACAGCAGAAAATTGTCAATCCCTCCTGTGATCTCAGGACAGCCACACAGCAGGACAGCACCCGAGCACCCAAGAGCTGAGGACTCACACAAGGCACAGAAGGACAGTGCAAGTGCAAAGAGAGCGTCTCTTTGAAAACACCAAGTGCTCaagctccctggcacagctgctgtgctgggactctgtttctctctctctctgcacacAGGCACTGCCCTACCAGATTGAGATGAGGTTTCAAAGGAAGGatttttggaaaacaaatacATGAAGGATCCTTTATTTTGCTAAAGTGCACAGAGGAGGTGATTCCACATTTATACAGTCTGTGGGCAAAATTCAGGGTGTAAGAAGGGAGGTAGAAATGGGATGAATAACCAAATTTCATTGTGCACAAAATTATCacaaaatagaaaaggaaatcCCCCACATGCACACAACCACTATGAAGTATTTTAAAGGAGAGGCTGGACCTGCAATGCCTTTCTCTTTAGACTATGGAGGACAAAACAAGCAGTTAGTGTTTCCGAAAAAATCCAGTAATCAGATTCCTCAAGAtatccttgagctcctggttcctcagactgtagatgagggggttcagggctggaggcaccaccgagtacagaactgagagggccagatccagggatggggaggagatggaggggggcttcaggtagGCAAATGTGCCACTGCTGACAAACAAAGAGACCACAGACAGGTGAGGGAGGCaagtggaaaaggctttgtgctgtccctgctcagaggagatcctcagcacagccctgaagatctgcacataggagaaaacaatgaacacaaaacagccaaaacctaaaaaaaaactTATGAGAAGAAGCCCCAGATCCCTGAGGTTTGAgtgtgagcaggagagcttgagaatgtgtggaatttcacagaagaactggcccaggacattgccatggcacaggggcagggaaaatgtattggctgtgtgcagcagtgaatagagaaaggcactggcccaggcagctgctgccatgtgggcacaagctctgctgcccaggagggtcccgtagtgcaggggtttgcagatggacacgtagcggtcgtagcacatgatggtcaggaggaaatactctgctgagatgaagaacagaaagaaaaagagctgtgcagcacatcctgtgtaggagatggtggtggtgttccagagggaattgtgcatggctttggggacagtggtgcagatggagcccaggtcgctgagggccaggttgagcaggaagaagaacatgggcgtgtgcaggtggtggccgcaggctacggcgctgatgatgaggccattgcccaggagggcagccagggagatgcccagcaagaggcagaagtgcaggagctgcagctgccgcgtgtctgccaatgccagcaggaggaagtggctgatggagctgctgttggacatttcctctggctgcacatggggacctgCTCATGGAGAAAGGATAATGAAGAGTTAGAGGAGATGTCTGTAACCAAAATCAAAGCCATTTCCCATACACCCTCCTCTGTAACACACACTGACAAGCTTCTGTATTTAAGAGTtctgaggttttctttttaatctccATCTGTATTTCTCTAGGTATTCTTGGACATCAGAAACcctctgcatttctgctgcctgcagtgagaACAGAGCACGTTCTGTGAGGCAAAGTGATGAgtggagactgaggggagatgGTCTGTCAGTTGATTCTGTTCAGAGTTTCTCTGGGCTTTCACTTTTCTCAAATGGAGGATGTTCACACTCCCAAGTTTTCCTTAAAGATCACCAGATAGTGCTGGGAAGAgatggatccaccacagcccagctccacatttgTAGACAAGGGCTTTGCTCATTTCAccaacccagcagcattttcagtgtcagaGCACATCTGCTATTCCCCATCAATCTTATAACTCAGAGATGCTCTAGgagagctttgcaccttggatTGAAGCTCCCAGCTTGAACTGAAATCTCAGGGAGAATTCCAAGTGTTTTTATGCTGGCATtggatgaagggagatgcagctccttgcctggctgcactgacagcattgcccagagccgggcactgggcacagcgtcaccctgagccagctgtgccccctcccagagcccccagggccgggcagctgctcccagccctgtgctctgcagagggaactgggcccagggctgcagagctgccccacggctctgctgcagctctgcctgcacaggaggggcttcacgccttggagccacggccctgagggc contains:
- the LOC135287700 gene encoding olfactory receptor 14A16-like, producing MSNSSSISHFLLLALADTRQLQLLHFCLLLGISLAALLGNGLIISAVACGHHLHTPMFFFLLNLALSDLGSICTTVPKAMHNSLWNTTTISYTGCAAQLFFFLFFISAEYFLLTIMCYDRYVSICKPLHYGTLLGSRACAHMAAAAWASAFLYSLLHTANTFSLPLCHGNVLGQFFCEIPHILKLSCSHSNLRDLGLLLISFFLGFGCFVFIVFSYVQIFRAVLRISSEQGQHKAFSTCLPHLSVVSLFVSSGTFAYLKPPSISSPSLDLALSVLYSVVPPALNPLIYSLRNQELKDILRNLITGFFRKH